The Magnetospirillum sp. genome includes a region encoding these proteins:
- a CDS encoding phosphopentomutase: MARAFVLVMDSFGIGAAPDAARFGDVGADTWGHIRAAHKPYVPNLVRLGLDAAHATATGLRYDGPPPQAWHGAARERSFGKDTPSGHWEMAGVPVEFDWGYFPKTVPSFPAALISELVAKAKLPGVLGDCHASGTQIIDELGLEHIATGKPIVYTSADSVFQIAAHESHFGLARLLELCKIAFELVQPYKIARVIARPFVGDTPGRFKRTANRKDYAVRPPAPTLFDKLTDAGRKTIAIGKIGDIYAHQGTQEEIKADGNDDLMVKTLAAIASAPDGSFTMTNFVDFDTLFGHRRDAAGYAAALAEFDRHLPTVEAALRPGDIAVLTADHGCDPTWPGSDHTREHVPVLCFGPGLEGRDLGARDSFADIGQSLAAHLGIAPLGHGKSFI; encoded by the coding sequence ATGGCGCGCGCGTTTGTGCTGGTTATGGACTCGTTCGGCATCGGTGCGGCCCCCGACGCGGCGCGCTTCGGCGATGTGGGGGCCGACACCTGGGGCCATATCCGCGCGGCGCACAAGCCGTACGTGCCCAATCTCGTGCGCCTTGGTCTTGATGCCGCCCACGCGACCGCGACCGGTTTGCGTTACGACGGCCCGCCGCCGCAAGCCTGGCACGGGGCCGCGCGCGAGCGTTCGTTCGGCAAGGACACGCCCTCGGGCCATTGGGAAATGGCGGGGGTACCCGTCGAATTCGATTGGGGCTATTTCCCGAAGACCGTGCCGAGCTTTCCGGCGGCTTTGATTTCCGAACTCGTCGCGAAGGCAAAGCTGCCCGGCGTGCTCGGCGATTGCCACGCTTCGGGCACGCAGATCATCGACGAACTCGGGCTCGAGCATATCGCGACGGGCAAACCCATCGTCTATACCTCGGCCGACAGCGTGTTCCAGATTGCCGCGCACGAAAGCCATTTCGGCCTCGCTCGGCTGCTCGAGCTCTGCAAGATCGCGTTCGAGCTTGTGCAACCCTACAAAATCGCGCGCGTGATCGCACGGCCCTTTGTGGGCGACACTCCCGGCCGCTTCAAGCGCACGGCCAATCGCAAAGACTATGCGGTGCGCCCGCCCGCCCCCACTTTGTTCGACAAACTCACGGACGCCGGGCGCAAGACGATCGCCATCGGCAAGATCGGCGACATCTATGCCCATCAAGGCACGCAGGAAGAAATCAAAGCCGACGGCAACGACGATTTGATGGTCAAGACTTTGGCCGCGATCGCCTCGGCCCCCGACGGCAGCTTCACGATGACCAACTTCGTCGATTTCGACACGCTCTTCGGCCATCGCCGCGATGCGGCCGGATACGCCGCAGCCTTGGCGGAATTCGACCGGCATCTGCCCACGGTCGAAGCCGCACTGCGCCCCGGCGATATCGCCGTATTGACCGCCGACCATGGCTGCGACCCGACCTGGCCCGGCAGCGACCATACGCGCGAACATGTGCCCGTGCTGTGCTTCGGTCCCGGCCTCGAAGGCCGGGACCTCGGCGCACGCGACAGTTTTGCCGATATCGGCCAGAGCTTGGCAGCCCATCTCGGCATCGCCCCGCTCGGCCACGGCAAGAGCTTTATCTAG
- a CDS encoding NAD(P)H-binding protein — protein sequence MAKTLVVGANGTVGSNLVRLLTAKDETVLRATSKQPQQADEVHLNLATGEGRAAAFGGVARAFFLSPPGFTNQDQLMIPLIDAAKAAGVGKIVLMTAMGANADDAAPLRKAELHLEKAGLAYNIVRPNWFMQNFNSYWIGSILAEGKIRLPVGTAKGSFIDARDIAAVAAKLLTSSRYDGQAFDLTGSEALDHDAVAAILSCETGKRITFEDIAPEAMLQGLLGAGLPQAYAEFLLVILGYFKAGYAARIEDSVEKIVGRKPIAFATYAKDHRAAWLG from the coding sequence ATGGCAAAAACTTTGGTCGTCGGCGCGAACGGCACGGTCGGCAGCAATCTCGTGCGGCTTTTGACTGCCAAGGACGAAACGGTTCTGAGGGCCACGAGCAAACAGCCGCAGCAGGCGGACGAGGTACATTTGAATCTCGCGACCGGCGAAGGCCGCGCGGCGGCGTTTGGCGGCGTGGCGCGCGCATTCTTCTTGTCGCCGCCCGGCTTCACGAACCAGGATCAGTTGATGATCCCGCTTATCGACGCGGCCAAAGCGGCGGGTGTCGGCAAGATCGTGCTGATGACCGCGATGGGGGCCAATGCCGACGATGCCGCACCGCTGCGCAAAGCCGAATTGCATCTCGAGAAGGCGGGCCTTGCCTACAACATCGTGCGCCCGAACTGGTTCATGCAGAATTTCAACAGCTATTGGATTGGCTCGATCCTGGCGGAAGGAAAAATCCGCCTACCAGTGGGCACGGCCAAAGGCAGTTTCATCGATGCGCGCGACATTGCGGCCGTTGCGGCCAAATTGCTGACGTCGAGCCGCTATGACGGCCAAGCTTTCGACCTTACGGGCAGCGAAGCGCTCGACCACGATGCAGTTGCGGCTATCCTCTCGTGCGAAACAGGTAAAAGAATCACGTTTGAAGACATCGCCCCCGAAGCAATGCTGCAAGGCCTGCTCGGCGCTGGCTTACCGCAGGCCTATGCCGAGTTCCTGCTCGTCATTCTCGGTTACTTCAAGGCGGGCTATGCGGCGCGCATCGAGGATTCGGTCGAAAAAATCGTGGGCCGCAAGCCGATCGCGTTTGCGACCTATGCCAAAGACCACCGCGCGGCTTGGCTTGGTTAA
- a CDS encoding AraC family transcriptional regulator — MSDILRQAGLRHRVLDLRALTPAQALRFPCDKSLGLHVALQGPVYIHSPGRAAPLALQSGDIAIMARGHDHVVATDTKLDKRRIATIFDQPTGSVRPLVPVGRCRLISGAYQFWNAPIHPFFATLPDWFVLRGAELPRLGPVALTVGLVGEEAANAGPGAQTILHGLLDVLFAYLLREIAARNAETGPGLGKALADAHVKQAIALMHADYARGWTLEALAEAVGLSRTRLAERFRAAMDDTPLSYLRTVRMQAAMRLLSETDKKLDDVAAQVGYQDAFGFSKVFKRTVGVAPKEFRRRDHEDRASPWRLTAS; from the coding sequence TTGAGCGATATTCTGCGCCAGGCGGGCCTGCGCCATCGCGTGCTCGATCTGCGCGCCTTGACGCCTGCCCAAGCGCTGCGCTTTCCGTGCGACAAGAGCCTTGGCCTGCATGTGGCGCTGCAAGGCCCCGTCTATATCCACAGCCCGGGGCGGGCGGCACCGCTCGCCTTGCAGTCCGGCGATATCGCGATCATGGCGCGGGGGCACGACCATGTGGTTGCGACCGATACCAAGCTCGACAAACGCCGCATTGCGACGATCTTCGACCAGCCGACAGGCAGTGTGCGCCCGCTCGTGCCGGTCGGGCGCTGCCGGCTCATCAGCGGCGCCTACCAATTCTGGAACGCGCCGATCCATCCGTTTTTCGCCACGCTGCCCGATTGGTTCGTGCTGCGGGGGGCCGAATTGCCGCGCCTGGGGCCCGTCGCGTTGACCGTGGGCCTCGTCGGCGAAGAAGCCGCCAATGCGGGGCCCGGGGCGCAGACGATTCTGCACGGGCTGCTCGACGTGCTGTTCGCCTATCTGCTGCGCGAGATCGCGGCGCGCAATGCAGAAACCGGTCCCGGCCTCGGCAAAGCGTTGGCCGATGCGCATGTGAAACAGGCGATCGCGTTGATGCATGCCGACTATGCGCGCGGCTGGACGCTGGAGGCGCTGGCCGAAGCGGTCGGCCTGTCGCGCACGCGGCTCGCCGAACGGTTCCGCGCGGCCATGGACGACACGCCGCTTTCCTACTTGCGCACTGTGCGCATGCAAGCCGCGATGCGGCTCTTGAGCGAAACCGACAAGAAGCTCGACGACGTCGCGGCGCAAGTGGGCTACCAGGACGCGTTCGGTTTCTCGAAGGTGTTCAAGCGCACGGTTGGCGTCGCGCCCAAGGAATTCCGCCGCCGCGACCACGAAGACCGCGCTTCGCCGTGGCGGCTTACCGCATCGTGA
- the hemN gene encoding oxygen-independent coproporphyrinogen III oxidase, with the protein MQNPETLSRAETLVPRYTSYPTAPHFTPQVGATAVGGWLERLDPTHGVSVYIHVPFCAKLCWYCGCNTSVSARYEPVRSYFDTLLDEIAAVRALLSGKLRASHVHLGGGTPNALAAADLARLADALRNTFAFDADTRFEVEIDPRTLDAATARALADAGVTRVNLGIQDFDPKVQSAINRIQPLELVGEKLALLYGAGLEQFGVDLLYGLPYQTPDTLARTVAQVDELGASRVALFGYAHVPWMKPHQKLLEPHGLPDTAERLALAASAHVALAQRGYARIGIDHFARPDDEIAVAARDGVLRRNFQGYTTDTADTLLGFGPSAISAYAQGYAQNHTRLDSWQASVKEGSLPVARGLSLSGEDRVRRNAIERLMCDMTVDLGKIAQAHRLAAHPLDYFATSLAQIDRLAADGLCIRNGLRVTVPPGMANYARIVASAFDQYLARGDAKHSVAV; encoded by the coding sequence ATGCAAAACCCGGAAACGCTGTCCCGCGCCGAAACGCTCGTCCCCCGCTACACGAGCTATCCCACCGCCCCGCATTTCACGCCGCAGGTCGGGGCCACCGCCGTCGGCGGCTGGCTCGAGCGGCTCGATCCCACGCACGGCGTGTCGGTCTATATCCACGTGCCGTTCTGCGCAAAGCTGTGCTGGTATTGCGGCTGCAACACCAGTGTGTCGGCTCGCTACGAGCCGGTGCGCAGCTATTTCGACACGCTGCTCGACGAAATCGCCGCCGTGCGTGCGCTGCTCAGCGGCAAGCTGCGCGCAAGCCACGTGCATCTGGGCGGCGGCACGCCGAATGCGCTCGCTGCAGCCGATCTGGCCCGCCTCGCCGACGCTTTGCGCAACACGTTTGCGTTCGATGCCGACACGCGCTTCGAGGTCGAGATCGATCCGCGCACGCTCGATGCCGCGACCGCACGTGCACTCGCTGACGCCGGTGTCACGCGCGTCAATCTCGGCATCCAGGATTTCGACCCGAAAGTGCAGTCGGCCATCAACCGCATCCAACCGCTCGAGCTTGTCGGCGAGAAGCTGGCCCTGCTCTACGGGGCCGGCCTCGAACAGTTCGGCGTGGATCTGCTCTACGGCCTGCCCTACCAAACGCCCGACACGCTCGCGCGCACGGTGGCACAGGTGGACGAGTTGGGTGCGAGCCGCGTGGCTTTGTTCGGCTATGCGCATGTGCCGTGGATGAAGCCGCACCAGAAACTCCTCGAGCCGCACGGCCTGCCCGACACGGCCGAGCGTTTGGCGCTCGCCGCCTCGGCGCATGTGGCATTGGCGCAGCGCGGCTATGCGCGCATCGGCATCGACCATTTCGCGCGTCCCGACGACGAAATCGCCGTGGCGGCGCGCGACGGCGTGCTGCGGCGCAACTTCCAGGGCTACACGACCGACACGGCCGACACGCTGCTGGGCTTCGGCCCGTCGGCGATTTCGGCCTACGCGCAAGGCTATGCGCAGAACCATACGCGCCTCGACAGTTGGCAAGCTTCGGTCAAAGAAGGCAGCTTGCCGGTCGCGCGCGGCTTGAGCCTCAGCGGCGAAGACCGCGTGCGGCGCAACGCGATCGAACGGCTGATGTGCGACATGACGGTCGATCTCGGCAAAATCGCGCAAGCGCATCGGCTCGCCGCCCACCCGCTCGATTATTTCGCGACGTCGCTCGCCCAGATCGACCGGTTGGCGGCGGACGGGCTGTGCATCCGCAACGGCCTGCGCGTCACAGTACCGCCCGGCATGGCCAACTACGCGCGCATCGTCGCGTCCGCGTTCGACCAATATCTGGCGCGCGGCGACGCCAAGCATTCGGTCGCGGTCTAA
- a CDS encoding M20 family metallopeptidase, whose amino-acid sequence MTRQTALAAAARYFDSGALKTDLARRIAFKTESQNPDRSAELAAYLETEMRSSFEALGFKVELLAHPRAKGPFLLATRLEDPAAPTVFGYGHGDVIRGQDAQWQDGLSPWQLVETDERWYGRGTADNKGQHTINLGALAAVIEARGKLGFNAKYLIEMGEEVGSPGLRELCAAHKEKFAADVLIASDGPRLSAERPTLFLGSRGSMNFDLEIDARGGAHHSGNWGGLISNPGLQLAHAIACIAGPTGQIRVADWVPREFPASVRDALADCEVDGGADGPKVEPLWGEPGLTPAERVFGWNAFEVLAFRTGNPDNPVNAIPAKAWARCQLRFVVGTEPETILPALRRHLDRHGFAMVKIAAAREEIFRATRLDPEHPWVQFARDSLAKTANAKPAILPNLGGSLPNDIFSEVLGLPTVWIPHSYPACRQHAPDEHMLPHVARQGVQLMAGLYWDIGEKPRA is encoded by the coding sequence ATGACCCGCCAGACAGCCCTTGCCGCCGCCGCCCGCTATTTCGACAGCGGTGCTCTCAAAACCGATCTTGCGCGCCGTATCGCGTTCAAGACCGAAAGCCAAAACCCCGATCGCAGCGCCGAGCTTGCCGCCTATCTCGAAACCGAGATGCGGTCGAGCTTCGAAGCCCTCGGCTTTAAGGTCGAACTGCTCGCCCATCCGCGCGCCAAGGGGCCGTTTTTGCTAGCCACCCGCCTCGAGGATCCGGCGGCCCCCACCGTGTTCGGCTACGGGCACGGCGACGTGATCCGCGGCCAGGATGCGCAATGGCAAGACGGCCTGTCGCCATGGCAGCTCGTCGAAACCGACGAGCGTTGGTACGGGCGCGGGACGGCCGACAACAAAGGCCAGCACACGATCAATCTGGGAGCACTCGCCGCCGTCATCGAAGCGCGCGGCAAGCTCGGCTTCAACGCGAAGTATCTCATCGAGATGGGCGAGGAAGTGGGCTCGCCGGGTTTGCGCGAATTGTGCGCCGCGCACAAAGAAAAATTCGCCGCCGACGTTTTGATCGCGTCCGACGGGCCGCGCCTCAGCGCCGAGCGGCCGACTTTGTTTTTGGGTTCGCGCGGGTCGATGAATTTCGATCTCGAGATCGACGCGCGCGGCGGTGCGCACCATTCCGGCAATTGGGGTGGGCTCATCTCCAATCCGGGCCTGCAATTGGCGCACGCGATCGCCTGCATCGCCGGGCCCACGGGCCAGATCCGCGTGGCCGATTGGGTGCCGCGCGAATTTCCGGCTTCCGTGCGCGATGCGTTGGCCGACTGCGAAGTGGATGGCGGTGCGGACGGCCCCAAGGTCGAGCCCCTTTGGGGCGAGCCTGGCCTCACGCCCGCCGAGCGCGTGTTCGGCTGGAATGCGTTCGAAGTGCTCGCGTTTCGCACCGGCAATCCCGACAACCCGGTCAACGCGATCCCGGCCAAGGCGTGGGCGCGCTGCCAGTTGCGCTTCGTCGTCGGCACCGAGCCCGAGACGATCCTGCCGGCCTTGCGCCGCCATCTCGATCGGCACGGTTTTGCGATGGTCAAGATCGCCGCCGCGCGCGAAGAGATTTTCCGCGCGACGCGCCTCGATCCCGAACATCCGTGGGTTCAGTTTGCGCGCGACAGTCTTGCAAAAACCGCGAACGCGAAGCCTGCGATCCTGCCCAATCTCGGCGGTTCGCTGCCCAACGACATTTTCAGCGAAGTGCTAGGCCTGCCGACTGTATGGATCCCGCATTCGTATCCGGCCTGCCGCCAGCACGCGCCCGACGAACACATGCTGCCGCATGTGGCGCGCCAGGGCGTGCAGCTGATGGCCGGGCTCTATTGGGACATCGGCGAGAAGCCGCGCGCCTGA
- the modA gene encoding molybdate ABC transporter substrate-binding protein, whose amino-acid sequence MKRVLAIVVALLALGTPAHAQTQLIYAAASLTDALKEAVTATGNAARFSFAASSTLARQIENGAPADIFASADEEWADYLQQRGKLVADTRRSFLSNRLVIVAPADQPTPLALETPGAFAARLGNGRLATGDPAHVPVGRYAQQALASLGLWTLAEPRLARAESVRAAMALVERGEVPLGIVYATDAAAAPRVVRVATFPATSHARISYPFALVAGRDTGANRRLLDALQSPVALAVFAKHGFAVD is encoded by the coding sequence GTGAAACGCGTTCTGGCAATCGTTGTTGCGTTGTTGGCGCTGGGCACACCTGCCCACGCGCAAACGCAGCTGATCTATGCGGCGGCTTCGCTCACCGATGCGCTGAAGGAAGCCGTGACGGCCACCGGCAACGCCGCGCGCTTTTCGTTTGCGGCGTCGTCCACGCTCGCGCGCCAGATCGAAAACGGTGCTCCCGCCGACATTTTCGCGTCGGCCGACGAGGAATGGGCCGACTATCTCCAGCAGCGCGGCAAGCTCGTGGCCGACACGCGGCGCAGCTTTCTGTCGAACCGCCTTGTGATCGTGGCCCCTGCCGACCAACCGACCCCCTTGGCGCTCGAAACGCCCGGCGCCTTCGCGGCGCGCCTCGGCAACGGCCGCCTTGCGACCGGCGATCCAGCACACGTGCCGGTCGGGCGCTATGCGCAGCAAGCACTCGCATCGCTCGGGCTGTGGACGCTTGCCGAACCGCGGCTCGCGCGCGCGGAATCGGTGCGCGCGGCCATGGCGCTCGTCGAACGCGGCGAAGTACCGCTCGGCATCGTCTACGCAACCGATGCGGCAGCAGCCCCGCGCGTCGTACGCGTGGCCACCTTCCCGGCCACGAGCCACGCGCGTATCTCGTATCCGTTCGCACTGGTTGCCGGCCGCGACACGGGCGCCAATCGCCGCCTGCTCGACGCCCTGCAATCGCCGGTCGCTTTGGCCGTGTTCGCCAAACACGGCTTTGCCGTCGACTGA
- the modB gene encoding molybdate ABC transporter permease subunit, which translates to MPDFTQAELAAIGLSLRIALTAVATALPPAILVAWLLARRDFPGKALLDAAVHLPLVLPPVVVGYALLLLLGVRGPLGAWLEAQFGIRLVFTAAGATLATAVMVFPLLVRAIRISVEALDPGLDEAARTLGASALDRFFTISLPLIAPGILAGAVIAFAASLGEFGAVITFASNVPGETQTLPLAIYAATQSPGGDATAAKLAAVSLILAIGGLVLAEAIAKHMRKRFGR; encoded by the coding sequence ATGCCGGATTTCACGCAAGCCGAACTCGCCGCGATCGGCTTGAGCCTGCGCATTGCGCTGACGGCGGTGGCCACCGCTTTGCCGCCCGCGATCCTCGTGGCATGGCTGCTCGCGCGCCGCGACTTTCCCGGCAAAGCGCTGCTCGATGCGGCCGTGCATCTGCCGCTAGTGCTGCCGCCGGTCGTGGTCGGCTACGCCCTCTTGCTGCTTCTCGGCGTGCGCGGCCCCCTGGGTGCCTGGCTAGAAGCACAGTTCGGCATCCGCCTTGTGTTCACGGCCGCAGGGGCGACGCTTGCGACGGCCGTGATGGTATTCCCGCTGCTTGTGCGCGCAATCCGCATTTCGGTCGAAGCGCTCGATCCGGGCCTCGACGAGGCGGCGCGCACTTTGGGCGCAAGCGCGCTCGACCGCTTCTTTACGATCTCGCTGCCGCTGATTGCCCCCGGCATTCTCGCCGGTGCGGTGATCGCGTTTGCGGCAAGCTTGGGCGAGTTCGGCGCTGTCATCACCTTCGCCTCGAACGTGCCCGGCGAAACCCAGACCTTACCACTCGCGATCTATGCCGCCACGCAAAGCCCGGGCGGCGACGCGACGGCCGCCAAGCTCGCGGCCGTGTCGCTCATACTTGCCATCGGCGGCCTCGTGCTCGCCGAGGCGATCGCCAAGCACATGCGCAAACGTTTCGGCCGCTGA
- the modC gene encoding molybdenum ABC transporter ATP-binding protein, producing the protein MPQLDFRLKQGTFALDVKLDAATGGVLALFGRSGAGKTTIVRAIAGLVRPTAGTIKIAGRTLFDAAAGIDVPTTQRRIGYVFQDARLFPHLRVAANLRYGQARAGSSKGIEFDAVVDLLGLRDLLARHPFGLSGGERQRVAIGRALLAQPDILLLDEPLASLDAPRKAELLPYLEALHARTHVPIVYVSHALDEVVRLADTLAIVDGGRIAACGGLADVMSRLDLRPLVGRFEAGAAIDTTLLRHDAAYALSYLAFGGTEMAVPQIDAEPGAFVRVRIRARDVLLATQRPEGLSARNVLAGNIVDLIPETGAYAELAVVVGGQRLVARITRAALDALDLALGSPVFAVVKAVAVERIVRRRDSSGRNAE; encoded by the coding sequence ATGCCGCAACTCGATTTCCGCCTGAAGCAAGGTACGTTTGCGCTCGACGTGAAGCTCGATGCGGCCACCGGCGGCGTGCTGGCGCTGTTCGGCCGTTCGGGGGCCGGCAAAACCACAATCGTGCGCGCGATCGCGGGCCTCGTGCGGCCCACCGCCGGCACGATCAAAATCGCAGGCCGTACTTTGTTCGATGCCGCCGCCGGCATCGACGTGCCGACGACGCAGCGCCGCATCGGCTACGTGTTCCAGGATGCGCGGCTGTTTCCGCATCTGCGCGTGGCGGCCAATCTGCGCTACGGGCAGGCGCGCGCGGGCAGCAGCAAGGGTATTGAATTCGACGCCGTCGTCGATCTGCTGGGTTTGCGCGATCTTTTGGCGCGCCATCCGTTCGGCCTGTCGGGCGGCGAGCGCCAGCGCGTTGCGATCGGCCGCGCCTTGCTGGCCCAGCCCGACATTCTGCTGCTCGACGAGCCGCTCGCCTCGCTCGATGCGCCCCGCAAGGCCGAATTGCTGCCCTATCTCGAGGCGCTGCATGCGCGCACGCACGTGCCGATCGTCTATGTGAGCCACGCGCTCGACGAGGTCGTGCGCCTGGCCGACACGCTCGCGATCGTCGATGGCGGGCGCATTGCGGCGTGCGGGGGCTTGGCGGACGTGATGTCGCGGCTCGATCTGCGCCCGCTTGTCGGGCGGTTCGAGGCGGGGGCTGCGATCGACACGACCTTGCTGCGGCACGATGCCGCCTATGCGCTGAGCTATCTGGCGTTCGGCGGCACGGAAATGGCCGTGCCGCAGATCGACGCCGAACCGGGCGCGTTCGTGCGCGTGCGCATCCGGGCGCGCGACGTGCTGCTGGCAACACAGCGCCCGGAGGGATTGTCGGCGCGCAACGTTTTGGCCGGCAATATCGTCGATTTGATCCCTGAAACCGGAGCTTACGCCGAACTTGCCGTCGTCGTTGGCGGCCAGCGCCTGGTCGCGCGCATCACGCGGGCGGCCCTCGATGCACTCGATCTCGCGCTTGGCAGCCCGGTTTTTG